The following proteins come from a genomic window of Sphingobium cloacae:
- a CDS encoding ABC transporter substrate-binding protein: MKLLAAAAALGLIGAAPPAEKPRRIVSLNVCADQYLLALADPGQIVALSRNARNAELSAAAAKARSFRSLRRPSEEVMALRPDLLLGFPLGDSVAGAPPGRWNVLGLETADSYGSVIDQIRRTARAVGHPERGEALIARMNRDLAALPRPRRGGVAAYYQRRGYMTGTGTLVDDLMRRAGLTNLAAKLGKPALAQIPLEQMIAARPDWLIVESGSERVVDQGTEMLNHPVLKDIPRIRVPQAWTVCGGPAYVLAARSIVAQVNAAPDRP, encoded by the coding sequence ATGAAATTGCTGGCAGCGGCCGCCGCGCTGGGCCTGATCGGCGCGGCCCCGCCCGCCGAAAAACCGCGCAGGATCGTGTCGCTGAACGTCTGCGCCGATCAATATCTGCTGGCGCTGGCCGATCCGGGCCAGATCGTCGCGCTCAGCAGGAACGCCCGCAATGCGGAACTTTCGGCGGCTGCGGCCAAGGCCCGCTCCTTCCGCAGCCTGCGCCGGCCGTCCGAAGAGGTGATGGCGCTCCGGCCCGACCTGCTGCTGGGCTTTCCGCTGGGCGATAGCGTCGCGGGCGCGCCGCCGGGGCGCTGGAACGTGCTGGGCCTGGAAACGGCGGACAGTTACGGGTCGGTGATCGACCAGATCCGGCGGACAGCCAGGGCCGTGGGCCATCCCGAACGCGGCGAGGCGCTCATTGCGCGCATGAACCGCGACCTTGCCGCCCTGCCCCGGCCCAGGCGCGGCGGCGTTGCCGCCTATTATCAAAGGCGCGGCTATATGACGGGCACCGGCACGCTGGTCGACGACCTGATGCGGCGCGCGGGCCTCACCAACCTCGCCGCGAAGCTGGGGAAGCCCGCTCTGGCGCAGATTCCGCTGGAACAGATGATCGCCGCCCGTCCCGACTGGCTGATCGTCGAAAGCGGCAGCGAACGCGTGGTCGATCAGGGGACGGAGATGCTGAATCATCCGGTCCTGAAGGACATTCCCCGCATTCGGGTGCCGCAGGCGTGGACGGTCTGCGGCGGCCCGGCCTATGTGCTGGCCGCGCGCAGCATCGTGGCGCAGGTCAACGCCGCGCCGGACCGCCCATAG
- a CDS encoding TonB-dependent receptor plug domain-containing protein gives MMKSGLSLVALLAATPALAQDDDIVVTASGIEQPRDQVGQAITVIDADTIRTRQAVEVTDLLATTPGVRFNRNGTIGTVTGVSLRGAESSQTLVLIDGVKVNDPSGDADSFNFGNLLVGNIRRIEVLRGSNSVVHGSQAIGGVVNVMTGTPAEGYAANASVDYGYSDTLNAKADVSGTSGIASGGVGVAYFRTDGISAAARSFGATEKDGYKNITANAKLKLSFSDALSLDLRGYYIHADLDYDSFFGTPADSPDITKSDQYVGYAGLNLSLLDGKLTNRAAVTWFRHDRDYYPARGADASYGYSGTNLRFEYQGVYAPVDRAKLVFGYEHERPDYDFYGFGSTASAKANIDSVYALAIVQPAEGLSVTGGLRHGDHNQFGGATTFGANANYTPNHGATNFRVSYGEGFKAPSLYQLYDRWVGNADLRPERSKSYDIGFDQSLDNGRAMLSVTAFRRDTRNQIDGFPPTYVYYNIARARAKGVEASLTLRPVEALTFTAAYSYIDARNRSEGTANEGNRLPRRAANAVSVSADYVWPFGLSTGATVTMMGDIFDDAANTRRLDGYAVVGLRASLPVTENLEIYGRIDNLSNEEYATAYGYGVYGRSAYGGVRVRF, from the coding sequence ATGATGAAATCGGGATTGTCGCTCGTGGCGCTGCTGGCGGCCACGCCGGCGCTGGCGCAGGATGACGACATCGTCGTCACCGCATCGGGCATCGAACAGCCGCGCGATCAGGTGGGTCAGGCGATCACGGTGATCGACGCCGACACCATCCGCACCCGGCAGGCGGTCGAAGTGACCGACCTGCTGGCGACGACGCCCGGCGTCCGCTTCAACCGCAACGGCACGATCGGCACGGTCACGGGCGTGTCGCTGCGCGGCGCGGAATCGTCGCAGACGCTGGTGCTGATCGACGGCGTCAAGGTGAACGACCCCAGCGGCGATGCCGACAGTTTCAACTTCGGCAACCTGCTGGTCGGCAATATCCGCCGGATCGAAGTGCTGCGCGGCTCCAACTCGGTCGTCCATGGCAGCCAGGCGATCGGCGGCGTGGTCAATGTGATGACAGGGACGCCCGCCGAAGGCTATGCCGCCAATGCGTCGGTCGATTACGGCTATAGCGACACGCTGAACGCGAAAGCGGATGTGTCCGGCACCAGCGGGATCGCGTCGGGCGGCGTGGGCGTCGCCTATTTCCGCACCGACGGCATCTCGGCCGCCGCGCGTTCCTTCGGCGCGACGGAGAAGGACGGCTACAAGAACATCACCGCCAATGCGAAGCTGAAGCTCAGCTTTTCCGACGCGCTCAGCCTCGACCTGCGCGGCTATTATATCCACGCCGACCTCGATTATGACAGCTTCTTCGGAACACCGGCCGATAGCCCCGACATCACCAAGTCGGACCAATATGTCGGCTATGCCGGGCTCAACCTGTCGCTGCTGGACGGCAAGCTGACCAACCGGGCGGCGGTCACCTGGTTCCGCCATGACCGGGACTATTATCCCGCGCGGGGCGCGGACGCCTCCTACGGCTATTCGGGCACCAACCTGCGCTTCGAATATCAGGGCGTCTATGCGCCCGTCGATCGGGCGAAGCTGGTCTTCGGCTATGAGCATGAGCGGCCCGACTATGACTTTTACGGCTTTGGCAGCACGGCCAGCGCCAAGGCGAACATCGACAGCGTCTATGCCCTCGCCATCGTGCAGCCGGCCGAGGGGCTTTCCGTCACCGGCGGCCTGCGCCATGGCGACCACAACCAGTTCGGCGGCGCGACGACCTTTGGCGCGAACGCCAATTACACGCCCAACCATGGCGCGACCAATTTCCGCGTCAGCTATGGCGAAGGGTTCAAGGCGCCCTCGCTCTATCAGCTTTACGATAGGTGGGTGGGCAATGCCGACCTGCGTCCCGAACGCTCGAAAAGCTATGACATCGGTTTCGACCAGAGCCTGGATAACGGGCGGGCGATGCTGTCGGTCACGGCTTTCCGCCGCGATACGCGTAACCAGATCGACGGCTTCCCGCCGACCTATGTCTATTACAACATCGCCCGCGCCCGCGCGAAGGGGGTGGAAGCCAGCCTGACGCTGCGGCCCGTGGAGGCGCTGACGTTCACGGCCGCCTATAGCTATATCGACGCACGCAATCGTTCGGAGGGGACGGCCAATGAAGGCAATCGCCTGCCGCGCCGTGCCGCCAATGCGGTCAGCGTGTCGGCGGATTATGTCTGGCCTTTCGGCCTCAGCACCGGCGCGACGGTGACGATGATGGGCGACATTTTCGACGATGCCGCCAACACGCGCCGTCTGGACGGCTATGCCGTTGTCGGCCTGCGCGCGTCCCTGCCGGTCACGGAGAATCTGGAAATCTACGGCCGCATCGACAATCTGTCGAATGAGGAATATGCGACGGCCTATGGCTATGGGGTCTATGGCCGGTCGGCCTATGGCGGCGTGCGTGTCCGCTTCTGA
- a CDS encoding Bax inhibitor-1/YccA family protein: MPGYGASQTAQVDAGLRAHMLGVFRNMGIGLVITGLVAAFIGNTPALAAAIFGTPLKWVAIFAPLAFVFFFSFRIEKMTTAGARMAFWAFSAVMGVSLASVFLIFTGGSIAQAFFSAAVMFLAMALWGYTTQRDLTKMGSFLIMGLIGIIVASLINLFIGSSAMAMVVSILGVVIFTGLTAWDTQRIKSEYFHYAGHEVAEKMQVMGALSLYLNFVNLFQMLLHLTGERE; the protein is encoded by the coding sequence ATGCCGGGCTATGGTGCCAGCCAGACGGCGCAGGTCGATGCCGGCCTGCGCGCGCATATGCTGGGCGTTTTCCGCAATATGGGCATCGGCCTGGTCATCACCGGGCTGGTCGCCGCCTTCATCGGCAATACGCCTGCCCTGGCCGCCGCGATCTTCGGCACGCCGCTCAAATGGGTGGCGATCTTCGCGCCGCTGGCTTTCGTCTTCTTCTTCAGCTTCCGCATCGAAAAGATGACGACCGCGGGCGCGCGCATGGCCTTCTGGGCCTTTTCCGCCGTCATGGGCGTGTCCCTGGCCAGCGTGTTCCTGATCTTCACCGGCGGCAGCATCGCGCAGGCCTTCTTCTCCGCCGCGGTGATGTTCCTCGCCATGGCGCTGTGGGGCTATACGACGCAGCGCGACCTCACGAAGATGGGCTCGTTCCTCATCATGGGCCTGATCGGCATCATCGTCGCCAGCCTCATCAACCTGTTCATCGGGTCTTCGGCGATGGCGATGGTGGTTTCGATCCTGGGCGTAGTGATCTTCACCGGCCTCACCGCCTGGGACACGCAGCGCATCAAGTCGGAATATTTCCACTATGCGGGCCATGAAGTCGCGGAAAAGATGCAGGTCATGGGCGCGCTGTCGCTCTATCTGAACTTCGTCAACCTGTTCCAGATGCTGCTGCACCTGACCGGCGAGCGGGAATAG
- a CDS encoding TFIIB-type zinc ribbon-containing protein, which translates to MRDAQAVSAMLCPVCHVGLAMTDRQGVEIDYCPQCRGVWLDRGELDKIIERSARETAPAAPVSQPSYRPDRDYRGDGRPYQKKRRKSFLEELFD; encoded by the coding sequence ATGCGCGACGCGCAGGCCGTTTCGGCCATGCTCTGCCCGGTCTGTCATGTCGGATTGGCGATGACGGACCGGCAGGGGGTGGAGATCGACTATTGCCCGCAATGCCGCGGCGTGTGGCTGGACCGGGGCGAACTGGACAAGATCATCGAACGATCCGCGCGGGAGACCGCGCCCGCCGCGCCGGTGAGCCAGCCCAGCTACCGGCCGGACCGGGACTATCGCGGCGACGGGCGGCCTTATCAGAAGAAGCGGCGGAAGAGCTTTCTGGAAGAGTTGTTCGATTGA
- a CDS encoding tetratricopeptide repeat protein, producing MRFTPASIALAVMLTTVSSAGLTQRPDAQIDPRSIEWQHAGEAARKAGNLEGANDALESALAVDPRNRGAYIELAQVARAQGLQGKAIRLYNEALLLDPADIGALVGQGEAMVEKGAIAKAKENLTQAQKLCRADCAGVGQLAAAIEKGPPATVLSAKEEVIPPKAVPTETP from the coding sequence ATGCGTTTCACCCCTGCCTCGATTGCCCTTGCCGTTATGCTGACCACCGTATCCAGCGCGGGACTGACCCAGCGTCCGGACGCGCAGATCGACCCGCGCTCGATCGAATGGCAGCATGCGGGCGAAGCGGCGCGCAAGGCCGGCAATCTGGAAGGCGCGAACGACGCGCTGGAAAGCGCGCTGGCGGTCGATCCACGCAACCGCGGCGCCTATATCGAACTGGCGCAGGTGGCGCGCGCGCAAGGACTTCAGGGCAAGGCCATCCGCCTTTATAACGAAGCGTTGTTGCTGGACCCCGCCGATATCGGCGCGCTGGTCGGTCAGGGCGAAGCGATGGTGGAAAAGGGCGCGATCGCCAAGGCGAAGGAAAATCTGACGCAGGCGCAAAAGCTCTGCCGCGCCGATTGCGCGGGCGTGGGCCAGCTTGCCGCCGCTATCGAGAAAGGCCCGCCCGCCACCGTGCTGAGCGCCAAGGAAGAAGTGATCCCGCCCAAGGCGGTGCCGACCGAAACGCCTTGA
- a CDS encoding RsmB/NOP family class I SAM-dependent RNA methyltransferase, with protein MTPSARVQAAIELLDAVIASARDGGPAADTLIARYFKERRYAGSRDRRAVRDHVYDAIRRAADRPESGRAAMLGLACEHPEIAHLFDGSAHGPAPVQPGEAAAAPGIIPGWIVPLLAGPVEQDALLGRAPVDLRVNRLKAAVEQVVPLLPDAAPIPGVPDALRLPEGAPVEKSGLWQQGLVEVQDAGSQLIAAVCEAKPGQTVMDLCAGAGGKTLALAAAMQGEGVLIAADTIRSRLGRLSPRAERAGATFIQTLLLDQGHEARALESLHGRADVVLVDAPCSGTGTWRRNPEARWRLTQARLDRLVQEQARILDFAAPLLASGGALVYATCALTDREGRDQVESFLQRHDGWIADTFALPLGRAHGPGWLLTPGHDGTDGFTFARLRRRP; from the coding sequence GTGACGCCCTCCGCCCGTGTACAGGCCGCGATCGAACTGCTCGACGCCGTCATCGCTTCCGCGCGCGATGGCGGCCCGGCGGCGGACACGCTGATCGCCCGTTATTTCAAGGAACGGCGCTATGCCGGGTCGCGCGACCGCCGGGCGGTGCGCGACCATGTTTACGACGCGATCCGCCGCGCCGCCGACCGCCCGGAAAGCGGCCGCGCCGCCATGCTCGGCCTTGCCTGTGAGCATCCGGAGATCGCCCACCTGTTCGACGGATCGGCCCATGGCCCCGCGCCTGTCCAACCGGGCGAAGCTGCTGCTGCGCCGGGCATCATCCCCGGCTGGATAGTCCCCTTGCTGGCCGGGCCGGTCGAGCAAGACGCCTTGCTGGGCCGCGCCCCGGTCGATCTGCGGGTCAACCGTCTCAAAGCGGCGGTAGAGCAGGTCGTCCCGCTCCTGCCCGATGCCGCGCCGATCCCTGGCGTGCCCGACGCGCTGCGCCTGCCCGAAGGCGCGCCCGTCGAAAAGAGTGGGCTGTGGCAGCAGGGCCTCGTCGAAGTGCAGGATGCCGGCAGCCAGTTGATCGCCGCCGTTTGCGAGGCGAAGCCGGGCCAGACCGTCATGGACCTGTGCGCCGGAGCAGGCGGCAAGACGCTGGCGCTCGCCGCCGCGATGCAGGGAGAGGGTGTGCTGATCGCCGCCGATACCATCCGTTCCCGCCTGGGCCGCCTGTCCCCCCGCGCCGAACGGGCCGGGGCGACGTTCATCCAGACGCTCTTGCTGGATCAGGGGCATGAGGCGCGCGCGCTGGAAAGCCTGCATGGCCGGGCCGACGTCGTGCTGGTCGACGCGCCCTGTTCCGGCACCGGCACGTGGCGGCGCAATCCCGAAGCGCGCTGGCGGCTGACGCAGGCGCGGCTCGACCGGCTGGTACAGGAACAAGCCCGCATCCTCGATTTCGCCGCGCCGCTGCTGGCGTCGGGCGGCGCGCTGGTCTATGCCACCTGTGCACTGACGGACAGAGAGGGGCGGGATCAGGTGGAATCGTTCCTGCAAAGGCATGACGGCTGGATCGCGGACACCTTCGCCCTGCCGCTTGGCCGCGCCCATGGTCCGGGCTGGCTGCTGACGCCGGGGCATGACGGGACGGACGGTTTCACTTTCGCCCGGCTGCGCCGCCGCCCGTGA
- the guaB gene encoding IMP dehydrogenase, protein MDIRLGLTFDDVLLQPAESDVLPSQADTSTQVTREIRLNIPILSSAMDTVTEADMAIVMAQLGGIGVLHRNLSIEEQAAAVRAVKRFESGMVVNPITITPDATLADAQTLMERNRISGIPVVEASGKLVGILTHRDTRFAENPSQPVSELMTRDNLATVKAGVGQDEAMRLLHQRRIEKLLVVDDAYRCVGLITVKDIEKAVTYPQATKDASGRLRVAAATTVGDKGLERTEALIDAECDLIVIDTAHGHSKQVAVAVEAVKKMSNHVQVVAGNVATAEATRALIGAGADCVKVGIGPGSICTTRVVAGVGVPQLTAIMDSAEAAAQHGVPVIADGGLRTSGDVAKALAAGAGCVMVGSLLAGTAEAPGETFLYQGRAYKSYRGMGSVGAMARGSADRYFQADIKDQMKLVPEGIEGQVPFKGPAKDVIHQLVGGVKAAMGYTGSRTIKDLQERARFVQITNAGLSESHVHDVTITREAPNYPTR, encoded by the coding sequence ATGGACATCCGCCTCGGCCTCACCTTCGACGACGTGCTTCTCCAGCCCGCCGAATCCGACGTGTTGCCCAGCCAGGCCGATACCAGCACGCAGGTCACGCGCGAGATAAGGCTGAACATCCCGATCCTGTCGTCGGCCATGGATACGGTGACGGAGGCGGACATGGCGATCGTCATGGCGCAGCTGGGCGGCATCGGCGTGCTGCACCGCAACCTGTCGATCGAGGAACAGGCCGCCGCCGTCCGCGCGGTCAAGCGCTTCGAAAGCGGCATGGTGGTGAATCCGATCACCATTACCCCCGATGCCACGCTGGCCGACGCACAGACGCTGATGGAGCGCAACAGGATCAGCGGCATCCCTGTGGTCGAGGCCTCCGGCAAGCTGGTCGGCATCCTCACACACCGCGATACCCGTTTCGCGGAGAACCCGTCCCAGCCCGTCAGCGAACTGATGACCAGGGACAATCTCGCCACGGTAAAGGCGGGCGTCGGTCAGGATGAAGCGATGCGCCTGCTCCACCAGCGCCGGATCGAAAAGCTGCTGGTGGTGGACGACGCCTATCGCTGCGTGGGCCTCATCACCGTCAAGGATATCGAAAAGGCCGTTACTTATCCGCAGGCGACCAAGGATGCATCCGGCCGCCTGCGTGTAGCCGCCGCGACCACGGTGGGCGACAAGGGGCTGGAGCGCACCGAGGCGCTGATTGACGCGGAATGCGACCTCATCGTCATCGACACCGCCCATGGCCACAGCAAGCAGGTCGCGGTCGCGGTCGAGGCGGTCAAGAAAATGTCCAACCATGTCCAGGTCGTCGCGGGCAATGTCGCCACCGCCGAAGCGACCCGCGCGCTGATCGGCGCGGGCGCGGATTGCGTCAAGGTCGGCATCGGTCCCGGCTCCATTTGCACCACCCGGGTCGTCGCGGGCGTCGGCGTACCGCAGTTGACCGCGATCATGGATTCCGCCGAAGCCGCCGCCCAGCATGGCGTGCCGGTCATCGCCGATGGCGGCCTGCGTACCTCCGGCGACGTGGCCAAGGCGCTGGCGGCGGGCGCGGGCTGCGTCATGGTGGGATCGCTGCTGGCGGGCACGGCGGAAGCGCCGGGCGAAACCTTCCTCTATCAGGGCCGAGCCTATAAGAGCTATCGCGGCATGGGCAGCGTCGGCGCGATGGCGCGCGGGAGCGCCGACCGCTATTTCCAGGCGGACATCAAGGACCAGATGAAGCTGGTCCCCGAAGGCATTGAGGGCCAGGTGCCGTTCAAGGGCCCGGCCAAGGATGTGATCCACCAGCTTGTCGGCGGCGTGAAGGCGGCGATGGGCTATACCGGCAGCCGCACGATCAAGGATTTGCAGGAGCGCGCCCGCTTCGTGCAGATCACCAATGCGGGCCTGTCGGAAAGCCATGTCCATGACGTCACCATCACGCGGGAAGCGCCCAATTATCCCACGCGTTGA
- the ftsH gene encoding ATP-dependent zinc metalloprotease FtsH, translating into MNDDKDPQGNPWIKSAMIWAGVIIALLLFVSMFDSRTATSAGTGIAYSEFRSKVQEGQVKDVAIAPDRISGTLSSGQKFSTVPVNDPGLTGLLDDYNVKYSGQPEETPSFWMILIYQSLPFLLILGIAFFVLRQMQKGGGAGGAMGFGKSKAKLLTEKHGKVTFDDVAGIDEAREELQEIVEFLKDPSKFARLGGKIPKGALLVGSPGTGKTLLARAIAGEAGVPFFTISGSDFVEMFVGVGASRVRDMFEQAKKNAPCIVFIDEIDAVGRHRGAGLGNGNDEREQTLNQLLVEMDGFESNEGIIIVAATNRPDVLDPALLRPGRFDRQVVVPRPDIEGREKILAVHMKKVPLAPDVNPRVIARGTPGFSGADLANLVNEAALMAARRGKRLVAMDEFEAAKDKVMMGSERRSMVMTEDEKKMTAYHEAGHAIVAVHEPASDPIHKATIIPRGRALGMVMRLPERDSYSYHRDKMHANMAVAMGGRVAEEIIFGYDKVSSGASGDIQYATKLARDMVTQWGMSDKLGPLQYEEQQGETFLGYSQSQRVHMSDETAKLIDKEIRGLVEQGYARAQDVLKGHEDQLHLLANAMLEYETLSGEEIKTLLDKGEITRDDGTTIKPSVIPAAGSSIPKTRKRKGPFGDPSPAGA; encoded by the coding sequence ATGAACGACGATAAAGACCCGCAGGGCAATCCCTGGATCAAGAGCGCCATGATTTGGGCGGGGGTGATCATCGCCCTGCTGCTTTTCGTCTCCATGTTCGACAGCCGCACGGCGACGAGCGCGGGCACGGGCATCGCCTATTCCGAATTCCGTTCCAAGGTGCAGGAAGGACAGGTGAAGGATGTCGCCATCGCGCCCGACCGCATTTCCGGCACTTTGTCGAGCGGCCAGAAATTCAGCACCGTTCCGGTCAACGATCCGGGCCTTACCGGTCTGCTGGACGACTATAACGTCAAATATTCCGGCCAGCCGGAGGAAACACCCAGCTTCTGGATGATCCTGATCTACCAGTCGCTGCCGTTCCTGCTGATCCTGGGCATCGCTTTCTTCGTGCTGCGCCAGATGCAGAAAGGCGGCGGCGCGGGCGGCGCGATGGGTTTCGGCAAGTCCAAGGCCAAGCTGCTCACCGAAAAGCATGGCAAGGTGACCTTCGATGACGTCGCGGGCATCGACGAAGCGCGCGAGGAATTGCAGGAAATCGTCGAATTCCTGAAAGACCCCAGCAAGTTCGCGCGTCTGGGCGGCAAGATTCCCAAGGGCGCCCTGCTGGTCGGTTCGCCCGGCACCGGCAAGACGCTGCTCGCCCGCGCGATCGCGGGGGAGGCGGGTGTGCCCTTCTTCACCATCTCGGGTTCCGATTTCGTCGAGATGTTCGTCGGCGTCGGCGCATCCCGCGTGCGCGACATGTTCGAGCAGGCGAAGAAGAACGCGCCTTGCATCGTCTTCATCGACGAGATCGACGCGGTCGGCCGCCATCGCGGCGCGGGCCTTGGCAACGGCAATGACGAGCGCGAGCAGACGCTGAACCAGCTTCTGGTCGAGATGGACGGCTTCGAATCGAACGAGGGCATCATCATCGTCGCGGCCACCAACCGCCCTGATGTGCTCGATCCCGCGCTGCTGCGGCCGGGCCGCTTCGACCGGCAGGTCGTGGTGCCGCGTCCCGACATTGAGGGACGCGAGAAGATCCTGGCCGTCCATATGAAGAAGGTGCCGCTGGCGCCTGACGTCAATCCGCGCGTCATCGCGCGCGGCACGCCGGGCTTTTCCGGCGCGGACCTCGCCAACCTCGTCAACGAAGCCGCTTTGATGGCTGCGCGCCGGGGCAAGCGCCTGGTCGCCATGGACGAGTTCGAGGCTGCCAAGGACAAGGTCATGATGGGCAGCGAGCGCCGCTCCATGGTCATGACCGAGGACGAGAAGAAGATGACCGCCTATCATGAGGCGGGCCATGCCATCGTCGCGGTCCATGAGCCGGCGTCCGACCCGATCCACAAGGCGACGATCATTCCGCGCGGCCGTGCGCTGGGCATGGTGATGCGCCTGCCGGAACGGGACAGCTACAGCTATCACCGCGACAAGATGCATGCGAACATGGCCGTCGCCATGGGCGGCCGCGTCGCCGAGGAGATCATCTTCGGCTACGACAAGGTATCGTCGGGCGCTTCGGGCGACATCCAGTATGCGACCAAGCTCGCCCGCGACATGGTCACCCAATGGGGCATGTCCGACAAGCTGGGGCCGCTGCAATATGAAGAGCAGCAGGGCGAAACCTTCCTCGGCTATTCGCAGAGCCAGCGCGTCCACATGTCGGACGAGACGGCAAAGCTGATCGACAAGGAAATCCGCGGCCTTGTGGAGCAGGGCTATGCAAGGGCGCAGGACGTGCTGAAAGGTCATGAAGACCAGTTGCACCTGCTCGCCAACGCGATGCTGGAATATGAGACGCTGTCCGGCGAGGAGATCAAGACGCTGCTCGACAAGGGAGAGATCACCCGCGACGACGGCACGACGATCAAGCCTTCGGTGATTCCGGCGGCGGGTTCCTCCATCCCCAAGACGCGCAAGCGCAAGGGGCCGTTCGGCGATCCTTCGCCCGCGGGGGCTTGA
- the tilS gene encoding tRNA lysidine(34) synthetase TilS, whose product MTGPAMDATALEAHLREAVRGQGVDIDRARFGVAVSGGPDSMALLHLSARAFPGRVEAATVDHGLRPESAGEAAMVGEWCAARGIPHAILHPDTPRAGNLHDWGRAQRYALLEAWRIERGLDWLFTAHHADDQLETMLMRLNRGAGLGGLTGVRPRMAHVLRPLLGVRKSVLQALADAEGLPHVVDPSNADPRFDRSRMRAALAKADWLDPQAAARSAAALGEAEQALNWTVDALADRHVRREAEDGWRLEETDLPRELLRRLVLRMLAQAAPDALPPRGDSLDRAIAAAAMGRKASLGDWLLVGGREWRLIPAPPRR is encoded by the coding sequence ATGACAGGCCCCGCGATGGACGCAACCGCGCTGGAGGCGCATCTGCGCGAGGCCGTCAGGGGACAGGGCGTGGATATCGACCGGGCCCGCTTCGGGGTCGCCGTATCGGGCGGGCCGGACAGCATGGCCTTGCTGCATCTGTCGGCCCGCGCTTTTCCGGGGCGCGTGGAAGCGGCCACGGTCGATCACGGCTTGCGCCCGGAATCGGCCGGGGAAGCGGCGATGGTGGGGGAATGGTGCGCGGCGCGGGGGATTCCCCATGCCATCCTGCATCCCGACACGCCCAGGGCCGGCAATCTGCACGATTGGGGCCGCGCCCAGCGTTATGCGCTGCTGGAGGCATGGCGCATCGAAAGAGGGCTGGACTGGCTCTTCACCGCGCATCACGCCGACGATCAGCTTGAAACCATGCTGATGCGGCTCAACCGGGGCGCGGGCCTTGGCGGGCTGACGGGCGTCAGGCCGCGCATGGCTCATGTGCTGCGCCCGCTGCTGGGCGTGCGGAAAAGCGTGCTTCAGGCACTGGCCGACGCGGAGGGATTGCCGCATGTGGTGGACCCGTCCAATGCCGATCCGCGCTTCGACCGGTCCCGGATGCGCGCGGCCCTGGCGAAGGCGGACTGGCTCGATCCGCAGGCGGCGGCGCGCAGCGCGGCGGCTTTGGGAGAGGCGGAGCAGGCCCTGAACTGGACCGTCGACGCGCTGGCGGACCGCCATGTCCGGCGGGAGGCAGAGGACGGCTGGCGGCTGGAGGAAACAGACCTGCCGCGTGAGCTGCTGCGGCGCCTCGTGCTTCGGATGCTGGCGCAGGCCGCGCCGGATGCGCTTCCGCCGCGCGGCGATTCGCTTGACCGGGCCATCGCCGCCGCCGCCATGGGCCGGAAGGCCAGTCTGGGCGATTGGCTGCTGGTCGGCGGGCGGGAATGGAGGCTGATCCCCGCTCCTCCACGCCGATAA
- a CDS encoding helix-turn-helix domain-containing protein: MAEEPEIETGAVDAQESPPATPGAKLRAAREALGLTIQDVAARTRIAQRQLEAVEKDDYTALPGIPYAVGFARAYARAVNVDEVAIAAQVREGVHNSDLGANRYEMFEPADPARVPSRTLAWTAAVIAIVLVAGFALWRSQLLTPPTTEEIAQQEEAAPVAQQGPAQGAPAAPVNQTVVFTANDDVWLRIYDETGERLKDGLMKKGESFTLPTEARNPMILTGRPQALDVTVGGKAVPPLGAADRTISDVPVNAEALLARAVPPAVPTRGATAAPRQRPLGVGPSVQGNGDAPAATPAPAAPASGETPAAP, from the coding sequence ATGGCAGAAGAACCGGAAATCGAAACCGGCGCGGTCGACGCGCAGGAAAGCCCACCCGCAACGCCCGGCGCTAAGCTGCGGGCCGCGCGGGAGGCGCTGGGCCTGACGATACAGGATGTGGCGGCCCGCACGCGCATCGCGCAACGACAGCTGGAAGCTGTGGAAAAGGACGATTATACCGCGTTGCCCGGCATCCCCTATGCCGTGGGTTTCGCCCGCGCCTATGCCCGGGCGGTGAATGTGGACGAAGTGGCGATCGCCGCCCAGGTGCGCGAGGGCGTTCATAATTCCGACCTGGGCGCGAACCGCTATGAAATGTTCGAGCCGGCCGATCCCGCGCGCGTGCCGTCGCGCACGCTGGCCTGGACGGCGGCGGTCATCGCCATCGTGCTGGTGGCGGGGTTCGCGCTGTGGCGCTCGCAATTGCTGACGCCGCCCACGACCGAGGAAATCGCCCAGCAGGAGGAAGCCGCGCCCGTCGCGCAGCAGGGCCCGGCCCAAGGCGCCCCCGCCGCGCCGGTCAATCAAACCGTGGTCTTCACCGCCAATGACGATGTATGGCTGCGCATCTATGACGAGACGGGCGAGCGTCTGAAGGACGGGCTGATGAAGAAGGGTGAGAGCTTCACCCTGCCAACCGAAGCCCGCAATCCGATGATCCTGACCGGCCGACCGCAGGCGCTGGACGTGACGGTGGGGGGCAAGGCGGTCCCGCCCCTGGGCGCGGCAGACCGCACGATCTCCGACGTGCCCGTCAATGCGGAAGCGCTGCTCGCGCGCGCCGTGCCGCCCGCCGTTCCCACGCGGGGCGCGACGGCCGCGCCGCGGCAACGTCCCCTTGGCGTGGGGCCGTCCGTGCAAGGGAATGGCGATGCCCCGGCCGCAACGCCAGCCCCCGCCGCGCCCGCGTCCGGGGAAACGCCCGCTGCCCCCTAG